The Streptococcaceae bacterium ESL0687 genome has a segment encoding these proteins:
- the murC gene encoding UDP-N-acetylmuramate--L-alanine ligase: MSKTYHFIGIKGAGMSALALLLNQLGESVQGSDSTDYYFTQRGLELANIKILPFAEKNITADTELIAGNAFHANNNVEVAYAEKNGFKYKRYHEFLGEFMRRFTSIGVAGAHGKTSTTGLLSHVLHNISDASYLIGDGTGHGNADSEYFVFESDEYERHFMPYHPEYSIITNVDFDHPDYFTGVEDVYSAFEDYANQVTKGVFAYGEDEYLRRLKTKAPLYFYGFEDNDDYLAKNVKRATDGSTFDAYFRGEFLGTFEVPTYGKHNILNALAVVAVCHNIGLDLEEVKKDMKTFTGVKRRFTEKMVNEHIIIDDFAHHPTEIEATIDAARQKYPDREIVAVFQPHTFTRTIALIDDFAKSLNLADSVYLAEIYGSAREADHGDVKVADLAAKIDKPAQVISVDNVSPLLNHENAVYVFMGAGDIQKYEYAFEKLLGQLTNNVQ, from the coding sequence ATGTCAAAAACGTATCACTTTATTGGAATTAAAGGCGCTGGGATGAGCGCACTTGCATTATTATTAAATCAACTAGGAGAAAGTGTCCAAGGAAGCGATAGCACTGATTATTACTTCACACAGCGCGGTTTAGAGTTGGCTAATATTAAGATTCTGCCTTTTGCTGAAAAAAATATTACTGCAGATACTGAACTTATCGCTGGAAATGCCTTCCATGCTAATAATAATGTTGAAGTTGCTTATGCTGAAAAGAACGGTTTTAAATATAAAAGATATCATGAGTTCCTAGGAGAATTTATGAGACGTTTTACAAGTATTGGTGTGGCAGGAGCCCACGGTAAAACTAGTACAACTGGACTTTTATCACATGTCTTACACAATATAAGTGATGCTAGCTATTTGATTGGTGATGGAACTGGTCATGGAAATGCTGACAGTGAATACTTTGTTTTTGAAAGTGATGAGTATGAACGTCATTTCATGCCTTACCATCCTGAATATTCAATTATTACTAATGTAGACTTTGATCATCCGGACTACTTTACAGGAGTTGAAGATGTTTATTCTGCATTTGAAGATTATGCTAATCAAGTAACAAAAGGTGTTTTTGCCTACGGGGAAGATGAATACCTAAGAAGACTTAAAACTAAGGCGCCGCTTTACTTCTATGGTTTCGAAGACAATGATGACTACTTGGCTAAAAATGTAAAAAGAGCAACTGATGGTTCAACCTTTGATGCTTATTTCAGGGGAGAATTTCTTGGAACCTTCGAGGTACCAACTTACGGTAAACATAATATCTTAAATGCCTTAGCAGTGGTTGCAGTTTGTCACAATATTGGTCTAGATCTTGAAGAGGTCAAAAAAGACATGAAGACCTTCACAGGTGTTAAACGTAGGTTTACAGAAAAGATGGTCAATGAACACATAATTATTGATGATTTTGCCCATCATCCAACAGAGATTGAAGCTACAATTGATGCAGCCCGTCAAAAGTACCCAGACCGTGAAATTGTTGCTGTCTTCCAACCTCATACTTTTACAAGGACAATTGCCTTAATTGATGACTTTGCTAAAAGTTTAAATCTAGCTGATTCAGTTTATCTGGCTGAAATTTATGGAAGTGCCAGGGAAGCAGACCACGGAGATGTTAAGGTAGCAGACCTTGCTGCAAAAATTGATAAGCCAGCGCAGGTGATTTCGGTTGATAATGTTTCACCTCTACTTAATCATGAAAATGCCGTTTATGTTTTCATGGGAGCAGGAGATATTCAAAAGTATGAATATGCCTTTGAAAAATTATTAGGTCAATTGACTAATAATGTGCAATAA
- a CDS encoding DEAD/DEAH box helicase, translating to MSRMMPAYIRAEGIELYENHKVTDVNLGDMVLSANVDGELVSYDLDGENDFCSCQVFASKKYCQHIAAIEEYLKQDQKSNSSNQILEMAERTQKFNQELSFGSNFLKEINEIDDDYEDSLSLGVEIFETASSSQFLNHGDGLALTIKIRAAKASRSYIVKDIPHFLSIVEKNELYQLGKDYLVRLNISNFDESSQDFIRLLIKLSPAEVFIENETYQKNGRFLVLPFGSLETILDQAYLLQDFKLTISSRDLPFFSFLDLDGEAKLFTFKIEPQDDNISLKLSKKDFKEFYSGKVINFENYFYLLSIEQVKLVERINKIIDRDLKSGIEPRIIFDYKDKDQLSMALERLETIGEVKANKSFRIHKFKPIFYFDLSNRLDLSLVFDYGDFEVTSLKELEELDFSRDLLMEKKIFTCMTNLGFPRGFKSSQIRPLNDKLYEFFTKTIPEFELLGQVVLSPALKNLRVEASDDLEISTSGNLLDIKFDFSDIDDSELEKVIKRLRNNEDHYVTDSGKILLFNKKKFKPIREVLTELGDSLATKDGKLTLPVYRTFQVARIFEGVESVKYSKEFKNLYQDLTHPEEFPFDLPEEINAELRPYQVDGVKWMKMLTSHHMGGILADDMGLGKTLQAITYLASSMQDGNRSLIVAPSSLIYNWESEFKKFAPHINLVVVEGNKKVREQIIADDHQVYVTSYGSFLKDLQAYQERELTFLLMDEAQTVKNAQSKTNKALSQLKVDTVFALSGTPIENRLDEMWALFNIVMPGLFGDKKKFIKTSSENIARAIKPFIMRRKKDEVLKELPDKLEMVHYSELLEEQKVIYLAQLQTMQDKIRSMDKSEFNRNKIEILSGITRLRQICDTPALFMPDYEGSSGKLELLTNLLEQIKENGHRPLIFSQFTKMFDYIEEGMKKVGLSSYKLTGATPAKDRLHMVEAFNAGSRDAFLISLKAGGTGLNLTSADVVILVDLWWNPSVEEQAISRAHRMGQKSTVEVIRLVTRGTIEEKIQEIQSKKQDLITTVLDGGLSNRNITEDEIMEILGL from the coding sequence ATGAGTAGAATGATGCCTGCTTACATTAGAGCAGAAGGTATAGAATTATATGAAAATCATAAGGTAACAGACGTCAACTTGGGCGACATGGTCTTGTCGGCTAATGTCGATGGGGAGCTTGTTAGCTATGATTTGGACGGAGAAAATGACTTTTGTAGTTGTCAGGTTTTTGCAAGCAAAAAATACTGCCAGCATATAGCTGCCATTGAAGAATATTTAAAACAAGATCAAAAATCAAACAGTTCCAACCAAATTTTGGAAATGGCTGAAAGAACTCAAAAGTTTAATCAGGAGCTAAGTTTTGGTTCTAATTTCCTAAAGGAAATCAATGAAATTGATGATGACTATGAGGATAGTCTTAGTCTTGGTGTTGAAATTTTTGAGACGGCTTCATCCAGTCAATTTTTAAATCACGGTGATGGTTTGGCCCTTACCATTAAAATTAGAGCAGCCAAGGCCAGCAGGTCCTACATAGTCAAAGATATTCCTCATTTTTTATCTATTGTAGAAAAAAATGAGCTCTACCAGCTGGGTAAGGACTATCTGGTAAGGCTTAACATTAGTAATTTTGATGAAAGTTCCCAGGACTTCATTCGTCTTCTTATAAAATTATCACCGGCTGAGGTATTTATTGAAAACGAGACCTATCAAAAAAATGGTCGTTTTTTAGTATTACCGTTTGGAAGTCTAGAGACTATTCTTGATCAGGCCTATCTTTTACAAGACTTCAAATTAACTATCAGCTCCCGTGATTTACCCTTCTTTTCATTCTTAGACCTTGACGGTGAGGCCAAGTTATTTACCTTTAAGATTGAACCCCAAGACGATAATATAAGCCTTAAATTAAGCAAAAAGGATTTTAAAGAGTTTTACAGTGGTAAGGTCATTAATTTTGAAAATTATTTTTATCTCCTAAGTATTGAGCAGGTAAAATTAGTTGAGCGGATTAATAAAATAATTGATCGGGACTTAAAATCAGGAATTGAGCCTAGGATAATTTTTGACTACAAGGACAAGGATCAATTATCCATGGCCCTTGAGAGGCTAGAGACCATTGGAGAGGTCAAGGCCAATAAATCCTTTAGGATTCATAAGTTTAAACCTATTTTCTACTTTGATTTATCAAATCGCCTTGATTTGTCGCTAGTTTTCGACTATGGTGATTTCGAGGTAACCAGTTTAAAGGAACTTGAAGAACTTGATTTTTCAAGGGACCTCCTAATGGAGAAGAAAATTTTCACCTGCATGACCAATCTTGGTTTTCCAAGAGGCTTCAAATCATCTCAAATTCGCCCCCTAAATGATAAGTTATATGAATTTTTTACTAAAACAATTCCAGAATTTGAGTTATTAGGCCAGGTCGTCTTATCTCCAGCCCTTAAAAATCTAAGAGTTGAGGCAAGTGATGATCTTGAAATATCAACCAGCGGAAACCTACTTGATATCAAATTTGATTTTTCAGATATTGATGATAGCGAACTTGAAAAGGTAATTAAAAGGCTTAGAAATAATGAAGACCACTATGTAACGGACTCTGGTAAGATTCTTCTATTTAATAAGAAGAAGTTTAAGCCAATAAGAGAGGTTTTAACTGAGCTGGGTGATTCCCTTGCTACCAAAGACGGCAAGTTAACTCTTCCAGTTTATAGAACCTTCCAGGTGGCCCGAATCTTTGAAGGTGTCGAATCTGTAAAATACTCCAAAGAGTTTAAAAATCTCTACCAGGACTTGACCCATCCAGAGGAGTTTCCCTTTGATCTTCCTGAGGAAATTAATGCCGAATTAAGGCCCTATCAGGTAGACGGGGTTAAATGGATGAAGATGTTAACCAGTCATCACATGGGAGGAATTCTTGCTGATGATATGGGACTTGGAAAAACCTTGCAAGCAATTACTTATTTGGCCTCAAGCATGCAAGATGGTAACAGGTCTTTAATTGTTGCGCCGTCTAGTTTAATTTACAACTGGGAAAGTGAGTTTAAAAAATTTGCTCCCCATATTAATCTTGTAGTTGTCGAGGGAAATAAAAAGGTCAGGGAGCAGATAATAGCTGATGACCATCAGGTTTATGTTACAAGCTATGGATCTTTTCTTAAGGATTTACAAGCCTACCAGGAAAGGGAGCTTACCTTCCTTTTAATGGACGAGGCTCAGACTGTTAAAAATGCTCAAAGTAAGACCAATAAGGCCTTATCTCAATTAAAGGTCGATACGGTCTTTGCCCTAAGTGGAACTCCTATTGAAAATCGTCTTGATGAAATGTGGGCCCTCTTTAATATTGTGATGCCTGGGCTTTTTGGAGACAAGAAGAAATTCATTAAAACATCTTCTGAAAATATAGCAAGGGCTATTAAGCCGTTTATTATGCGCCGGAAGAAGGATGAGGTTCTTAAAGAGCTACCTGATAAACTTGAAATGGTTCATTATAGTGAGCTTTTAGAGGAACAAAAGGTTATTTACCTAGCCCAACTTCAGACCATGCAGGATAAAATTCGGTCCATGGATAAAAGTGAATTTAACCGTAATAAGATTGAGATTTTATCAGGAATTACAAGATTGAGGCAGATTTGTGATACCCCAGCTCTCTTTATGCCTGACTATGAAGGAAGTAGCGGAAAACTGGAGCTTTTAACCAATCTTTTAGAGCAGATCAAAGAAAATGGTCACAGGCCCTTAATCTTCTCCCAATTCACTAAAATGTTTGACTACATTGAAGAGGGAATGAAAAAAGTTGGTCTTTCAAGCTATAAACTTACAGGGGCTACGCCAGCAAAAGACAGACTTCATATGGTTGAGGCCTTTAATGCTGGAAGTCGAGATGCTTTTTTGATATCTTTAAAGGCAGGAGGGACTGGTCTTAATTTAACCAGTGCTGACGTTGTGATCCTAGTTGACCTTTGGTGGAATCCATCAGTTGAAGAGCAAGCTATTTCTAGGGCCCATAGGATGGGGCAAAAGAGTACTGTTGAGGTAATTCGTTTGGTCACTCGAGGTACCATTGAAGAGAAGATTCAAGAGATTCAAAGTAAAAAACAAGATTTGATAACAACTGTTCTTGATGGAGGTCTATCAAATCGTAATATTACAGAAGATGAGATAATGGAAATTCTTGGCTTATAG
- a CDS encoding FtsW/RodA/SpoVE family cell cycle protein, whose protein sequence is MKNNKKSLDLRIDYALILPVLLLLIIGLGSIYIAISHDHPTQAARLVTQQGIWAMLGVAVAVVVMHFNSKYLWKMTPLFYLLGIALMIMPLVFYDNAVVAATGAKNWVSYHGKTYFQPSELMKISYILMMARVVTSMQGRLDLNNIKDSFNLIFRLFLVTLPVIILLQLQNDFGTLLVFMAIYAGVVFVSGVPWKIILPIALVAILVGGGILYLTTIDWGRHFLMSMGVEKYQLQRIDAWFHPFENAQSTTYQQAQGQISIGIGGLFGYGLDVATIPVPVRESDMIFTVIAENFGFVGGTLLILLYFFLIYQMLRATYKSNNQFYTYISTGIIMMILFHVFENIGATIGVLPLTGIPLPFISQGGSSLISNLIGVGLVMSMTFNQTDESIDIPVPIDENGKKIYRRSGVSK, encoded by the coding sequence ATGAAAAATAATAAAAAATCTTTAGATTTAAGAATTGATTATGCACTAATACTACCAGTCCTCCTCCTTTTAATTATAGGACTTGGATCAATATATATAGCCATAAGTCATGATCACCCCACGCAAGCTGCAAGACTAGTCACCCAGCAGGGTATTTGGGCCATGCTTGGTGTAGCTGTAGCAGTGGTGGTCATGCATTTTAATTCCAAATACTTGTGGAAGATGACCCCTCTTTTTTATCTCTTAGGGATTGCTCTTATGATAATGCCACTTGTTTTTTATGATAACGCAGTGGTTGCGGCAACTGGGGCCAAAAACTGGGTATCTTACCACGGAAAAACCTACTTTCAACCATCAGAATTGATGAAGATATCTTATATCTTGATGATGGCAAGGGTGGTTACCAGCATGCAGGGCCGACTGGATCTAAATAATATAAAGGATTCCTTCAATTTAATTTTTAGACTTTTCCTAGTGACCCTCCCAGTAATTATTCTTTTACAGCTACAAAATGACTTTGGAACCCTGTTGGTTTTTATGGCCATCTATGCGGGTGTTGTCTTTGTTTCTGGAGTTCCCTGGAAGATTATTCTACCGATAGCTCTTGTTGCCATCTTAGTCGGTGGTGGAATCCTTTATTTGACGACTATTGACTGGGGACGCCACTTTTTAATGTCCATGGGAGTTGAAAAGTACCAGCTGCAAAGGATAGATGCCTGGTTCCATCCCTTTGAAAATGCTCAAAGTACAACCTACCAGCAGGCTCAGGGTCAAATATCAATCGGTATCGGTGGTTTATTTGGCTATGGTTTGGATGTGGCAACCATCCCTGTCCCTGTACGGGAAAGTGACATGATCTTTACTGTAATTGCTGAGAATTTTGGTTTTGTTGGTGGAACCCTTTTGATTCTCCTTTACTTTTTCCTAATTTATCAAATGCTGCGGGCGACTTATAAGTCGAATAATCAATTTTATACCTATATCTCAACTGGTATTATTATGATGATTCTCTTCCATGTGTTTGAAAACATTGGGGCAACAATTGGAGTTCTTCCTCTGACAGGTATCCCCCTACCTTTTATATCACAGGGTGGATCTAGTTTGATAAGTAATTTAATTGGTGTTGGTCTGGTCATGTCTATGACTTTCAATCAAACTGATGAAAGTATTGATATTCCAGTTCCTATTGATGAAAATGGTAAAAAAATCTATCGAAGAAGTGGTGTAAGCAAGTAG
- a CDS encoding TVP38/TMEM64 family protein, translating to MKSVEYRQHVVKVISIVAILGSLLLGYYLYRLGIFNSDNIIKSTANDHPFLGALLIIGLQIIQVVVSFLPSGILCASAVLIYGPIQGFFYNYLGIVIGSIILFYLGREFGKPFVQTFVSDKTYNKYVSKVDQGEKFDKFFFWAIFAPLAPDDVLVLIASQTRMTYKFFIKSILIGKIFGVGIYSYAWTSGLEWLQKLL from the coding sequence TTGAAAAGTGTAGAATACAGGCAACATGTTGTCAAGGTAATTTCAATTGTAGCTATCTTAGGCTCACTTCTTCTGGGTTATTATCTCTATAGGCTGGGCATCTTCAATAGCGATAACATTATTAAGTCAACAGCTAACGACCATCCCTTTTTAGGGGCTCTGTTAATAATTGGCCTGCAAATCATCCAAGTGGTGGTGTCCTTTCTACCTTCAGGTATCCTTTGTGCCTCTGCTGTCTTAATTTATGGTCCTATTCAAGGTTTTTTCTACAATTACCTGGGAATAGTCATTGGAAGTATCATCTTGTTTTATCTAGGACGGGAGTTTGGTAAGCCCTTTGTTCAGACCTTTGTCTCAGATAAAACCTATAATAAATATGTATCTAAGGTTGACCAGGGAGAAAAATTTGATAAGTTCTTCTTTTGGGCTATCTTTGCTCCCTTGGCACCTGACGATGTTTTGGTTTTAATTGCTAGTCAGACCAGAATGACCTATAAGTTTTTTATTAAATCAATTTTAATAGGTAAAATATTTGGTGTGGGTATTTACAGCTACGCATGGACATCAGGTCTTGAGTGGTTGCAAAAACTCCTTTAA
- a CDS encoding Cof-type HAD-IIB family hydrolase — protein sequence MEDLLKRAQGIKIIFFDIDDTLRVKDSGFIPTSITDVFRRLKEKGILTGIATGRSFTGVVPEIRALKPDFFVTINGSHAQDKDQKVIYKNPFSRELIEEIIAWAKGEQIDYAFVANDRVLINKWGQLAEEAIMPIYGRIKEDEDYYKKDDIYQMLTITERDVDDSLPGNLKDKVRLVRWHEYSSDIVPYLGSKALGVSKVLESLGLTRENLLVFGDGLNDREIFDYAGISVAMEVSHPDLKKRASMVTSTVEADGIKKALEQLEII from the coding sequence ATGGAAGACTTATTAAAGCGGGCACAAGGTATAAAGATTATTTTCTTTGACATCGATGACACTCTTAGGGTAAAGGATAGTGGATTTATTCCAACATCGATCACAGATGTCTTTAGGCGACTAAAGGAAAAGGGAATCCTGACTGGTATTGCAACTGGTAGGAGTTTTACTGGGGTTGTTCCAGAAATTCGTGCCCTCAAGCCAGATTTTTTTGTTACAATTAATGGTAGCCATGCTCAGGATAAAGACCAGAAGGTTATTTACAAGAACCCCTTTTCAAGGGAGCTAATTGAAGAAATTATCGCTTGGGCTAAGGGTGAGCAAATTGACTATGCCTTTGTTGCCAATGACCGAGTTCTTATTAATAAATGGGGCCAGTTAGCCGAAGAGGCAATTATGCCAATTTATGGTAGAATTAAAGAGGACGAAGACTACTACAAAAAAGATGACATCTATCAGATGTTGACCATAACTGAGCGAGATGTAGATGATAGTCTACCAGGTAACCTTAAGGACAAGGTACGTCTAGTTAGGTGGCATGAATATAGTAGTGATATTGTTCCCTATCTTGGAAGTAAGGCCCTAGGAGTATCTAAGGTTCTTGAAAGCTTAGGCCTTACCAGGGAGAATCTTTTGGTCTTTGGTGATGGTTTAAATGACCGAGAAATCTTTGATTATGCTGGGATTTCAGTGGCCATGGAAGTATCTCACCCTGACCTTAAAAAACGAGCAAGCATGGTAACATCAACTGTTGAAGCTGATGGTATTAAAAAGGCTCTAGAGCAATTAGAAATTATTTAA
- the liaF gene encoding cell wall-active antibiotics response protein LiaF — MLLSKFDWFIFKVTLTVLGLIMTIFVLENFFFWLALILGVIAIVYFVKVPKKQQNFDMIDTYYDEWDERVFTKESLDFSKLSNEELYRFDDINMIKAVSDDVIDLERTNFRQDENVVILRKFMGDTKIIVPKGMAVSVDYSSLKGTANLFGDRSNLSKERIRYYSDDFSENTRHLKICVDVFVGDLTVICL; from the coding sequence ATGCTTTTATCAAAGTTTGATTGGTTTATTTTTAAGGTGACCCTTACAGTTTTAGGACTTATTATGACTATTTTTGTCCTTGAAAATTTCTTCTTTTGGTTGGCTTTAATCTTAGGGGTTATTGCCATCGTCTATTTTGTAAAGGTACCCAAGAAGCAGCAAAATTTTGATATGATTGACACCTATTATGACGAGTGGGATGAGCGAGTTTTTACCAAGGAAAGTCTTGATTTTTCTAAGCTTTCTAATGAAGAACTTTACCGCTTTGATGATATCAATATGATAAAGGCTGTGAGTGATGATGTAATTGACCTTGAACGGACCAATTTTAGGCAGGACGAGAATGTTGTAATCCTTAGAAAATTTATGGGTGATACCAAGATAATTGTTCCTAAGGGAATGGCTGTATCAGTTGATTACTCAAGTCTTAAAGGAACGGCCAACCTATTTGGTGACAGATCCAATTTAAGCAAGGAGCGAATCAGATACTACTCAGATGATTTTTCAGAGAATACCAGACACCTTAAAATATGCGTTGATGTTTTTGTTGGTGACTTAACGGTGATTTGCCTATGA
- a CDS encoding sensor histidine kinase codes for MMKQSVFKTFFYGFFAGLVSILIVIYTLSITSRGFYQVLVSHWRASWIIFSVSAILSLTFTIYNYVGQRRIVRSFNKDVSQALRGEVTDNNDLNNLTLRIRSLTNQLQEASREDTVRQVDIVTEERKRISRELHDSVSQQLFAATMILSGVVGNKNLSAEQMTTQAKLVLKILHEAQNEMRALLLHLRPVELNGKSLIDGITGLVDELQAKISGKISWVYDPDIKLSKTVEDNIFRIMQELLSNALRHSKAQKIDISLVSRGKSVILRVEDDGVGFDTKETKAASYGLKNIRERSVLLGGEAKIISAPNQGTSIEIRIPQNEHKGSDS; via the coding sequence ATGATGAAACAGTCAGTTTTTAAGACCTTTTTCTATGGTTTTTTTGCGGGTCTAGTTTCAATCTTGATTGTTATCTATACTCTATCAATCACTTCTAGAGGCTTTTACCAGGTTTTGGTCAGCCACTGGCGGGCCTCTTGGATTATTTTTTCCGTTAGTGCCATTTTGAGTTTAACCTTTACAATCTATAATTACGTTGGTCAAAGAAGGATTGTTCGCAGCTTCAATAAGGATGTCAGCCAGGCCCTAAGGGGAGAGGTAACGGATAACAATGATTTAAACAATCTTACCTTAAGAATTAGGAGTTTAACCAATCAGCTTCAGGAGGCAAGTAGGGAAGATACTGTCAGGCAGGTTGATATCGTGACTGAGGAGCGCAAGCGTATTTCAAGGGAGCTCCATGATTCAGTCAGCCAGCAACTCTTTGCTGCAACGATGATTTTATCAGGGGTTGTCGGCAATAAAAATTTGAGTGCTGAGCAGATGACAACCCAGGCAAAGCTTGTGCTTAAAATTTTGCATGAGGCCCAGAATGAAATGCGGGCCCTTTTACTCCATTTGCGACCGGTTGAACTTAATGGTAAATCCTTAATTGACGGGATTACAGGCCTGGTTGATGAGCTTCAAGCTAAGATATCAGGTAAAATATCTTGGGTCTATGACCCTGATATAAAACTTTCAAAAACGGTCGAGGATAATATTTTTAGGATAATGCAGGAACTCTTAAGCAATGCCCTAAGACATTCCAAGGCTCAAAAGATTGATATCTCGCTAGTTTCAAGGGGAAAATCAGTTATTTTAAGGGTTGAAGACGACGGAGTAGGTTTTGACACCAAGGAAACAAAAGCAGCAAGTTACGGTTTGAAAAATATAAGGGAAAGGTCGGTACTTCTTGGCGGGGAGGCAAAAATTATTAGTGCACCCAACCAAGGTACAAGTATAGAGATAAGGATTCCACAAAATGAGCATAAAGGTAGTGATAGTTGA
- a CDS encoding CvfD/Ygs/GSP13 family RNA-binding post-transcriptional regulator, which translates to MHRQLKSKKKLKIGDVVEATITGIQTYGAFVKFSNNCHGLIHISEIKSGYTKNIMDTVTLGQEVKAQIIDIDEYTGKVSLSLRTLEEKPQLHHNKKKRRYKQKHNQPGFTSLANQLDKWVEENTEYLKGQGKVNHQ; encoded by the coding sequence ATTCATCGACAACTCAAAAGTAAAAAAAAACTAAAGATAGGTGATGTAGTTGAGGCTACAATTACTGGGATTCAAACCTATGGTGCCTTTGTAAAGTTTTCAAATAACTGCCACGGCCTAATTCATATTTCAGAAATTAAGTCGGGCTATACAAAAAATATCATGGATACAGTGACTCTTGGCCAGGAGGTGAAGGCACAGATTATTGATATTGATGAGTATACAGGAAAAGTTAGCTTATCCCTTAGGACCTTAGAGGAGAAGCCCCAGTTGCACCACAATAAAAAGAAAAGAAGATACAAGCAAAAGCACAATCAACCTGGTTTTACAAGTCTAGCCAATCAACTTGATAAGTGGGTTGAAGAGAACACAGAATATTTAAAGGGTCAGGGTAAGGTGAATCATCAATAA
- a CDS encoding response regulator transcription factor, with translation MSIKVVIVDDHEMVRLGLSSFLNIQDDIEVVAEASDGTIGVEYAKKYNPDVILMDLVMDEMDGIEASQTILAENPQAKILILTSFLDDEKVFPALAAGAKGYILKTSQADEIAESIRKIYSGEDVLSESVRQKIYEKNHRAPELYDDLTARELEVLRELSKGLSNQEIADTLFISLKTVKTHVSNILAKLEVDDRTQAVIYALQHGLAG, from the coding sequence ATGAGCATAAAGGTAGTGATAGTTGATGACCATGAGATGGTTAGATTAGGACTTTCAAGTTTTTTAAATATTCAAGATGATATTGAGGTAGTCGCAGAAGCTTCTGACGGGACTATTGGCGTGGAGTACGCTAAAAAATATAATCCAGACGTTATTTTAATGGATCTTGTCATGGACGAGATGGACGGGATAGAAGCCAGCCAGACAATTCTTGCTGAAAATCCTCAGGCAAAAATTTTAATCCTGACCAGCTTTTTAGATGATGAGAAGGTCTTTCCAGCTCTTGCTGCTGGGGCCAAGGGTTATATTCTAAAGACTTCTCAGGCAGATGAAATTGCTGAATCGATTAGAAAGATATATTCTGGTGAGGATGTTTTAAGTGAAAGTGTCCGTCAAAAAATCTATGAAAAAAATCATAGGGCACCTGAGCTTTATGATGATCTAACAGCCAGAGAGCTTGAGGTCCTTCGTGAGCTCAGTAAAGGTCTTAGTAATCAGGAGATTGCAGATACCCTTTTTATTAGCTTAAAGACTGTTAAAACCCATGTTTCAAATATTCTAGCAAAACTTGAGGTAGATGATCGGACACAGGCCGTAATCTATGCCCTCCAGCATGGCCTAGCTGGCTAG
- a CDS encoding peptidylprolyl isomerase, with product MTNTNYPQVDIQNAPGQIAIIKTNQGDMKVKLFTDLAPKTVKNFVELAKEGYYDGIIFHRIISDFMIQGGDPTGTGMGGESIYGAKFEDEFSNKVFNVRGALSMANAGPNTNGSQFFIVQNEHMAYSKDVLVNGGWPEEIAELYTGGGTPHLDGRHTVFGHLYDEASYKTLDKIASVPTGFQDKPVDDVVINKIEIVNDADGKFIDNSKVKKN from the coding sequence ATGACAAATACAAATTATCCACAGGTTGATATTCAAAATGCACCTGGACAAATCGCAATTATTAAAACAAATCAAGGTGACATGAAGGTAAAACTATTTACAGATCTTGCACCAAAAACAGTTAAAAACTTTGTTGAGCTAGCAAAAGAAGGATATTATGACGGAATCATTTTCCACCGCATCATTTCTGACTTCATGATTCAAGGTGGGGACCCAACTGGTACAGGTATGGGTGGAGAAAGCATTTACGGAGCTAAATTTGAAGATGAGTTTTCAAATAAGGTCTTTAATGTCCGCGGTGCCCTTTCAATGGCCAATGCTGGACCAAACACAAATGGCAGCCAGTTCTTTATCGTTCAAAATGAACACATGGCTTATTCTAAAGATGTTCTTGTTAATGGTGGATGGCCTGAAGAAATTGCAGAACTTTATACTGGCGGAGGAACACCTCACCTAGATGGCCGTCACACAGTTTTTGGTCACCTATATGACGAAGCTTCTTATAAGACTCTTGATAAGATTGCAAGTGTTCCAACAGGTTTCCAAGATAAGCCAGTTGATGATGTAGTTATAAACAAAATTGAAATCGTTAACGATGCTGACGGAAAATTCATCGACAACTCAAAAGTAAAAAAAAACTAA